The proteins below come from a single Hyperolius riggenbachi isolate aHypRig1 chromosome 8, aHypRig1.pri, whole genome shotgun sequence genomic window:
- the LOC137527361 gene encoding C5a anaphylatoxin chemotactic receptor 1-like: protein MYSTVSYSDYDDVFWNVSEQEPHQISPTDWVAIAMYVIVFLLGVPGNGLVLWVTIFGMKRTVHTVWFINLAVADLLCCLSLPVVIMEVILGHWPLGLFACKVIPSLLLVNMYASVLILTVISIDRCIMVLIPVWCHMNRTLKKAYVACVVIWFLAFLMSSPSFVFRYTNQETGENVTCGFNYVLVLKHKQKVEDFIGSYRLLLGFVIPFLVITVCYSLLLRRIMIRFNQCTKSLKVALIVIVGFFICWLPYHVVILILATNESMSALFIATNKIYTSFIALAFVNSCINPVIYGYMGQDYKGKFGRSVNARLKDALEEDMDQSSDKKSKSSSDTQNTKDTV, encoded by the coding sequence ATGTACTCTACAGTTTCCTACAGTGACTATGatgatgttttttggaatgtcagCGAGCAAGAGCCTCATCAAATTTCCCCCACTGACTGGGTTGCTATTGCCATGTATGTTATAGTGTTTCTGCTTGGTGTGCCTGGCAATGGCCTTGTTTTGTGGGTCACCATCTTTGGTATGAAAAGGACAGTACACACAGTATGGTTCATAAACTTGGCAGTGGCAgaccttctgtgttgtctctcattgCCAGTTGTCATAATGGAAGTTATCCTGGGACATTGGCCTCTAGGTCTATTTGCCTGTAAGGTAATTCCAAGTTTGCTGCTGGTCAACATGTATGCCAGTGTCCTTATCCTCACTGTGATCAGCATTGACCGTTGTATCATGGTCCTCATACCTGTGTGGTGTCACATGAACAGAACACTGAAGAAGGCGTATGTAGCTTGTGTGGTGATATGGTTCCTGGCATTCCTTATGAGCAGTCCATCCTTTGTATTTCGCTATACAAATCAAGAAACAGGAGAGAATGTGACCTGTGGATTCAATTATGTTTTGGTTCTTAAACACAAACAGAAGGTGGAGGATTTTATTGGCAGTTACAGACTTCTATTGGGCTTTGTCATTCCATTCCTGGTCATCACTGTTTGCTACAGCCTGCTACTTAGACGTATTATGATACGATTTAACCAGTGTACCAAGTCACTGAAAGTTGCCCTAATTGTGATTGTTGGGTTTTTCATTTGCTGGCTCCCGTACCACGTGGTAATATTAATTTTGGCTACCAACGAATCCATGTCAGCATTATTCATAGccacaaataaaatatatacaagCTTTATTGCCTTAGCCTTTGTCAACAGTTGTATCAACCCAGTCATTTATGGATACATGGGTCAGGATTACAAAGGCAAATTTGGAAGATCTGTCAATGCTCGTCTTAAGGATGCCCTGGAGGAAGATATGGACCAATCATCTGACAAGAAGTCAAAATCATCAAGCGATACCCAAAACACAAAAGATACTGTGTAA